Proteins co-encoded in one Sphingopyxis sp. BE259 genomic window:
- a CDS encoding LysR family transcriptional regulator, producing MDRLLTLEMFVAVASEGGFAAAARKLNSSPPAVTRGIAALEARLGTLLFHRSTRAVALTDEGAAFLDQARRILADLAGAERELRGATAAPRGQLYVTAPVMFGRLHVLPVVGALMAQHDELVVRMMLIDRNVRIVEEGIDVAVRIGALADSGLTAVRIGRVRQMLVASPAYLARRGAPQGVDDLAGHDLIGTMGPRATSDWQLASGRWRLDPRPRLVVNTVDAALAAAEAGLGIANLLSYQLADALAAGRLIALLADDQPPALPVHLLFEQSRAGLPAARAFVEAMKARARVAGLG from the coding sequence ATGGACCGCCTGCTGACCCTGGAAATGTTCGTCGCGGTGGCGAGCGAGGGGGGCTTTGCGGCGGCGGCGCGCAAGCTGAACAGCTCGCCGCCAGCGGTGACGCGCGGCATCGCGGCGCTGGAGGCGCGGCTGGGGACGCTGCTGTTCCACCGCTCGACCCGCGCGGTCGCGCTGACCGACGAAGGCGCGGCGTTTCTGGACCAGGCGCGGCGCATCCTGGCCGATCTGGCGGGGGCCGAGCGCGAACTGCGCGGGGCGACGGCCGCGCCGCGTGGACAACTGTATGTGACCGCGCCGGTGATGTTTGGGCGGCTGCATGTGCTGCCGGTGGTCGGTGCGCTGATGGCGCAGCATGACGAGCTGGTGGTGCGGATGATGCTGATCGACCGCAACGTCCGGATCGTCGAGGAGGGGATCGACGTTGCGGTACGGATCGGCGCGCTCGCCGATTCGGGATTGACCGCGGTGCGGATCGGCCGGGTGCGCCAGATGCTGGTCGCCAGCCCCGCCTATCTGGCCCGCCGCGGGGCGCCGCAGGGGGTCGACGACCTGGCGGGGCATGATCTGATCGGCACGATGGGGCCGCGTGCAACCAGCGACTGGCAGCTGGCGAGCGGGCGCTGGCGGCTGGATCCCAGGCCGCGGCTGGTCGTCAACACGGTCGATGCGGCGCTGGCGGCGGCGGAGGCGGGCCTGGGGATCGCCAACCTGCTCAGCTATCAGCTCGCCGACGCGCTCGCTGCCGGGCGGCTGATCGCGCTGCTGGCGGACGACCAGCCGCCGGCGCTACCAGTCCATCTGCTGTTCGAACAGTCACGCGCGGGATTGCCCGCGGCGCGCGCGTTTGTCGAGGCGATGAAGGCGCGGGCGCGGGTTGCGGGGTTGGGGTGA
- a CDS encoding pyridoxamine 5'-phosphate oxidase family protein — MAQNYRHTLFSDAVKTLQERHGSRASYLKMDAGADGTPDALTAKELDYIALRDSFYMASVTADGWPYMQHRGGPAGFLRHIAGNRIGFADYRGNKQYISTANLAGDDRVSLFLMDYPNRDRLKLVCHAHSIELADDPALVASLMPAGYRAIPERAFVIDVIGWEWNCSQHITPRFTEAEISAAIKPMAAELNQLRAELAALRANGDER; from the coding sequence ATGGCCCAAAACTACCGGCACACCCTGTTCAGCGACGCCGTCAAGACGTTGCAGGAACGCCACGGCTCGCGCGCTTCCTATCTGAAAATGGACGCTGGCGCCGACGGCACGCCCGATGCGCTGACCGCCAAGGAGCTGGACTATATCGCGCTGCGCGACAGTTTCTACATGGCCAGCGTCACCGCGGACGGCTGGCCCTATATGCAGCACCGCGGCGGCCCCGCGGGTTTCCTCCGCCATATCGCGGGCAACCGCATCGGTTTCGCCGACTATCGCGGTAACAAGCAATACATCAGCACCGCGAACCTCGCCGGCGACGACCGCGTCTCGCTGTTCCTGATGGATTATCCGAACCGGGACCGGCTGAAGCTGGTCTGCCATGCACACAGTATCGAGCTCGCCGACGATCCGGCGCTCGTCGCCTCGCTGATGCCCGCGGGGTATCGCGCCATCCCCGAACGCGCCTTTGTCATCGATGTGATCGGGTGGGAGTGGAATTGCTCGCAGCATATCACCCCGCGCTTCACCGAAGCCGAAATTTCCGCCGCGATCAAACCGATGGCGGCTGAACTCAATCAGCTGCGCGCCGAACTTGCGGCGCTGCGCGCAAACGGAGACGAACGATGA
- a CDS encoding glutathione S-transferase — protein MIHLYGTPRSGNTHKVRMALTFLGLPWDELATDAAARQSDAFRALTPMAQIPFLIDGEVRLRDSQAILAYLAARHRPGEWDGRTPRERGEITLWLSHAANEIANGPATLRLARQFGASIAEDQAQAITVRFLPVIEAHLSDRRWLVGDRLTIADLAVSPYLALMAEADIDLADWPAIGEWTRRIAARPGFPAMPGWPAAEGAE, from the coding sequence ATGATCCATCTCTATGGCACCCCGCGGTCGGGCAACACCCACAAGGTCCGCATGGCGCTGACCTTTCTGGGCCTGCCATGGGACGAGCTAGCGACCGACGCCGCGGCGCGGCAATCAGACGCTTTTCGCGCCCTGACCCCGATGGCGCAAATCCCCTTCCTCATCGATGGCGAGGTCCGGCTGCGCGACAGTCAGGCGATCCTCGCCTATCTCGCGGCGCGCCACCGCCCCGGCGAATGGGACGGCCGGACTCCGCGGGAACGCGGTGAAATCACGCTGTGGCTGTCGCACGCCGCCAACGAGATCGCCAACGGCCCGGCCACATTGCGCCTCGCGCGCCAGTTCGGCGCTTCCATCGCCGAGGATCAGGCGCAGGCGATCACCGTACGCTTTCTGCCCGTCATCGAGGCGCATCTTTCCGACCGTCGCTGGCTCGTCGGCGACCGGCTGACCATCGCCGATCTGGCCGTCAGCCCCTATCTGGCGCTGATGGCAGAGGCCGACATCGACCTTGCCGACTGGCCGGCAATCGGCGAATGGACACGGCGGATCGCGGCACGTCCCGGCTTTCCCGCCATGCCGGGCTGGCCCGCCGCCGAAGGAGCCGAATGA
- a CDS encoding 4-oxalocrotonate tautomerase family protein, producing MPYVNIKITREGATPDQKAELIAGVTDLLQRILGKNPATTVVTIDEVDLDNWGIGGLPVTEFRAAQAAKAPPQ from the coding sequence ATGCCCTATGTGAACATCAAGATTACCCGCGAAGGCGCGACGCCCGACCAAAAGGCCGAACTGATCGCGGGGGTCACCGACCTGCTCCAACGCATCCTCGGCAAAAATCCCGCGACCACGGTGGTGACGATCGACGAGGTCGACTTGGACAATTGGGGCATCGGCGGGCTGCCCGTCACCGAATTTCGCGCGGCGCAGGCGGCAAAGGCACCGCCGCAATGA
- a CDS encoding DMT family transporter, which translates to MTTSNAPAFAVIMLLTGIGIPVLAALNGGLGGRLGSPLAASTILFGLAFLIAATGALATGSLGQIRFSSDVPFHFYFGGLFVAFYVISVTFIAPKFGVGNAIFFVLVGQLASAAVIDHFALFGSMRFPVDAKRLAGIALMVAGVYLARRTG; encoded by the coding sequence ATGACCACCAGCAACGCCCCGGCCTTTGCCGTCATCATGCTGCTGACCGGCATCGGTATCCCGGTCCTCGCCGCGCTCAACGGCGGGCTCGGCGGGCGGCTGGGCAGTCCGCTCGCGGCATCGACGATCCTGTTCGGCCTCGCCTTTCTGATCGCCGCGACCGGCGCGCTGGCGACGGGGTCGCTCGGCCAGATCCGCTTTTCATCCGACGTCCCGTTCCATTTCTACTTCGGCGGGCTGTTCGTTGCGTTCTACGTGATCTCCGTGACCTTCATCGCCCCCAAATTCGGGGTCGGCAACGCGATCTTCTTCGTCCTTGTCGGCCAGCTCGCCAGCGCCGCGGTGATCGACCATTTCGCGCTGTTCGGATCGATGCGCTTCCCGGTCGATGCCAAGCGCCTCGCGGGCATCGCGCTGATGGTCGCGGGGGTGTATCTGGCGCGGCGGACGGGTTAG
- a CDS encoding DUF6265 family protein, with protein sequence MKAWLAAGLGALLMAASPAANVQDLGWLAGQWVSEADGRWTEESWTAPRGGVMLGHSRSGRGDVLRDFEFLRIVRGTDGALAYMAQPQGGAPVVFRLVRRDTARATFENAAHDYPQRIAYVRTGETLTATISLIDGTKPMRWVYRRR encoded by the coding sequence ATGAAGGCATGGCTTGCGGCGGGGCTGGGTGCGCTGCTGATGGCGGCAAGTCCGGCGGCGAACGTCCAGGACCTGGGATGGCTGGCGGGGCAATGGGTCAGCGAGGCGGACGGGCGGTGGACCGAGGAAAGCTGGACGGCGCCGCGCGGCGGGGTGATGCTGGGGCACAGCCGATCGGGGCGCGGCGATGTTTTACGCGACTTCGAATTTCTGCGGATCGTGCGTGGCACCGACGGGGCGCTCGCCTATATGGCGCAGCCGCAGGGCGGGGCGCCAGTGGTGTTTCGGCTGGTGCGACGGGACACTGCGCGTGCGACGTTCGAAAATGCGGCGCATGATTATCCGCAGCGTATCGCCTATGTCCGCACCGGCGAAACGCTGACCGCGACGATTTCGCTGATCGACGGGACAAAGCCGATGCGCTGGGTCTACCGGCGTCGCTAA
- a CDS encoding TonB-dependent receptor: MARSVRAFTLLLLAATATPALAQADAAPTADDRAASGGDIVVTAQKIEQRSIDVPITISATSGVQLRNLGISDLDELSNYVPGLNIQEQSANNPGVVIRGITSDSGSAQQAARVTLYYNGTDISRSRGSYQAIYDVDRIEVIKGPQATLFGTASAVGAISIISARPKPGFAGEVNASYGNFDAITLGGFINLGSDKIAGRVAAEWKQRDGYVRNLAAGQEDLYAQDQLGVRGSLRLTPTENFTADLILTYDRQRHSGTPFISGTYPTASGPANPFGDAALGGSPLSESVLGLAKLGLRRDVYDANLTLDWQVADDWTITMINSYRDFDSLEVFDADGSAAWYLEFAEDAKGWQYNHETRFSYKSDAFRGSFGWNGFVEDGSQIVPFSSEEGIFLQCAARLIPNLPCIAPDGSVAAAAATGILTTGLATTIPYSSTFGNIGKNQSYSVFADGTWIATEALEVTAGVRALIEKRRSGFFAVVPRSVISGGASLIPGQVDTGGQTYYSEDSFQAFLPRFNILYRFGSGFNAFATVSKGRRSPTVNLGARSTAAGPVPNISQIAEENVWNYEVGLKAARGGFSGSLGVYYQTYDNFQVSVTQPNGTTITQSAGTASNLGVEAEASFAVSDWFRLFGNVGYIDGGIDDKAANGVFAGDRFRLQPEWQAAAGFTINADLGGGMRLFATPTVTYRSKIFFEVPNREAISQDAVTLVNARAGVSFADDRFEIAGFVRNATDEDYLLDAGNTGGAFGIPTFIPAEPRLYGVQVVGRF; encoded by the coding sequence ATGGCTCGCTCCGTTCGTGCGTTCACCCTGTTGCTGCTCGCCGCCACCGCCACCCCCGCGCTCGCGCAGGCCGATGCGGCGCCTACCGCCGACGATCGTGCGGCATCGGGCGGTGACATCGTCGTCACCGCGCAAAAGATTGAGCAACGGTCGATCGACGTGCCGATCACCATTTCGGCGACCAGTGGCGTGCAGCTGCGCAATCTGGGCATCAGCGACCTCGACGAACTGTCGAACTATGTCCCCGGGCTCAACATCCAGGAACAGAGCGCCAACAATCCGGGCGTCGTCATCCGCGGCATCACGTCGGACAGCGGTTCGGCGCAGCAGGCGGCGCGCGTCACGCTGTATTACAACGGCACCGACATTTCGCGTTCGCGCGGGTCGTATCAGGCGATTTACGACGTCGACCGGATCGAGGTGATCAAGGGGCCGCAGGCGACGCTGTTCGGCACCGCATCGGCGGTCGGCGCGATCAGCATCATTTCGGCGCGGCCCAAACCCGGCTTTGCGGGCGAAGTGAACGCGAGTTACGGCAATTTCGACGCGATCACGCTGGGCGGCTTCATCAACCTGGGGTCGGACAAGATTGCCGGGCGCGTCGCCGCCGAATGGAAACAGCGCGACGGTTATGTCCGCAACCTGGCGGCGGGCCAGGAGGATCTCTATGCGCAGGACCAGCTGGGGGTGCGCGGATCGCTGCGGCTGACCCCGACCGAAAATTTCACCGCCGACCTGATCCTGACCTATGACCGCCAGCGGCACAGCGGCACGCCCTTTATCTCGGGCACCTATCCGACCGCGTCGGGGCCGGCGAACCCGTTCGGCGATGCGGCGCTGGGCGGCTCGCCCTTGTCCGAAAGCGTGCTGGGGCTCGCCAAGCTGGGGCTGCGCCGCGACGTTTACGACGCCAATCTGACGCTGGACTGGCAGGTCGCCGACGATTGGACGATCACGATGATCAACAGCTATCGCGATTTCGATTCGCTGGAGGTGTTCGACGCCGACGGCAGCGCCGCCTGGTATCTGGAATTCGCCGAGGATGCCAAGGGGTGGCAGTATAACCACGAGACGCGCTTTTCGTACAAGAGCGATGCGTTTCGCGGCTCGTTCGGCTGGAACGGCTTTGTCGAGGATGGCTCGCAGATCGTGCCCTTCTCCAGCGAGGAAGGCATTTTCCTGCAATGCGCGGCGCGGCTGATCCCGAACCTGCCGTGTATCGCGCCCGACGGCAGCGTCGCGGCGGCGGCGGCGACGGGGATTTTGACGACCGGATTGGCAACGACCATCCCGTACAGCTCGACCTTTGGCAATATCGGCAAGAACCAGAGCTATTCGGTGTTCGCCGACGGCACCTGGATCGCCACCGAGGCGCTGGAGGTGACCGCCGGGGTGCGGGCGCTGATCGAAAAGCGTCGCTCGGGCTTTTTCGCCGTGGTGCCGCGGTCGGTCATCAGCGGCGGCGCGTCGCTGATCCCGGGACAGGTCGATACGGGCGGCCAGACCTATTACAGCGAGGACAGTTTCCAGGCCTTCCTGCCGCGCTTCAACATCCTGTATCGGTTCGGGAGCGGCTTCAATGCGTTCGCCACCGTGTCGAAGGGGCGCCGGTCGCCGACCGTCAATCTGGGCGCGCGCAGCACGGCGGCGGGGCCGGTGCCGAACATCAGCCAGATTGCCGAGGAAAATGTGTGGAATTACGAGGTCGGGCTGAAGGCAGCGCGCGGCGGCTTTTCGGGCTCGCTGGGGGTCTATTACCAGACCTATGACAATTTCCAGGTGTCGGTGACCCAGCCCAATGGCACGACGATCACCCAGAGCGCGGGGACCGCGAGCAACCTGGGGGTCGAGGCCGAGGCGAGCTTTGCGGTGAGCGACTGGTTCCGGCTGTTCGGCAATGTCGGCTATATCGACGGCGGTATCGACGACAAGGCGGCGAACGGCGTGTTCGCGGGCGACCGTTTCCGCCTCCAGCCCGAATGGCAGGCCGCGGCTGGGTTCACGATCAACGCCGATCTGGGCGGCGGGATGCGGCTGTTCGCGACCCCGACGGTGACCTATCGCAGCAAGATATTTTTCGAGGTGCCGAACCGCGAAGCGATCAGCCAGGATGCGGTGACGCTGGTCAACGCGCGCGCCGGGGTGAGCTTTGCCGACGACCGGTTCGAGATCGCCGGCTTCGTCCGCAACGCGACCGACGAGGATTATCTGCTCGACGCCGGCAATACCGGCGGCGCATTCGGCATCCCGACCTTCATCCCCGCCGAACCGCGGCTCTATGGGGTGCAGGTCGTCGGGCGCTTTTAG
- a CDS encoding DUF4189 domain-containing protein, whose protein sequence is MTPMISRLALGLLAALAFALLALPQPAHAAFPCPGGPAPGQVQVGVSGGSHGVAAVPMCENTGGGGDDGGGGGVYYIYGSIAWHPDADDVWMVGNYDAPYAAEREALAACNSAMGGGCSSIGEWHNSSMAIIRDRNGVLWNAWTGNGGAARKRTLAECSAKQHVPCQVLATFSSGKRRHAPNLATARKLYAVGAWVEGTEGFDSRLYIASGQRDARAAERLALDACTKATKQRCAILAFVGNGTIQTYRLGASDQSATVEANAKRAAQAAQANCKKRKQPCTLQRAYDSRTPGEFVHDFMATAPK, encoded by the coding sequence ATGACCCCTATGATCTCGCGTCTTGCTCTCGGCTTGCTGGCCGCTCTCGCCTTTGCGCTTTTGGCGCTGCCGCAACCGGCCCACGCCGCCTTCCCATGCCCCGGCGGCCCCGCTCCCGGCCAGGTCCAGGTCGGCGTGTCGGGGGGCAGCCACGGCGTCGCCGCGGTGCCGATGTGCGAAAACACCGGTGGTGGCGGCGACGATGGCGGCGGTGGCGGGGTCTATTACATCTATGGCTCGATCGCCTGGCATCCCGACGCCGACGATGTCTGGATGGTGGGCAATTACGACGCGCCCTATGCCGCCGAGCGCGAGGCGCTGGCGGCTTGCAACTCCGCAATGGGCGGCGGTTGCAGCTCGATCGGCGAATGGCATAATTCGTCGATGGCGATCATTCGCGACCGCAATGGCGTGCTGTGGAACGCCTGGACCGGCAATGGCGGCGCGGCGCGCAAACGGACGCTGGCCGAATGCAGCGCCAAACAGCATGTCCCGTGTCAGGTGCTCGCGACCTTCTCGTCGGGCAAGCGCCGCCACGCGCCGAACCTTGCCACCGCGCGCAAGCTCTACGCCGTTGGCGCGTGGGTCGAGGGGACCGAGGGGTTCGACAGCCGCCTCTACATCGCCAGCGGCCAGCGCGATGCCAGGGCCGCCGAGCGCCTCGCGCTCGACGCCTGCACCAAGGCGACGAAGCAGCGCTGCGCGATCCTTGCCTTTGTCGGCAACGGGACGATCCAGACCTATCGCCTCGGCGCCAGCGACCAGAGCGCCACCGTCGAAGCCAATGCCAAACGCGCCGCACAGGCCGCACAGGCCAATTGCAAGAAGCGCAAACAGCCCTGCACCCTCCAGCGCGCCTATGACAGCCGCACCCCCGGCGAATTCGTCCACGACTTCATGGCGACAGCGCCAAAATAG
- a CDS encoding iron-containing redox enzyme family protein produces MTVSIKDLIEESLNHRAVNHPYLAALDTNDLPDSDWALRDFAEHYYGYSLHFPRYLTTVISKLEIPAHRHSLLQNLTEESGIYDDEEYAELAAVGVEREWIEGIPHPQLFRRFREATGITAPYVAEDDAIELVCWRESFLTTLTHGSAAEALGALGLGTENIVSTIYIPFVNALARTDLHPRDTVFFPLHTAVDDHHQEALEEISLAFAATPAGKGDLRRGMIKALSLRSSFWDWLYERALARAERPAMAMA; encoded by the coding sequence GTGACTGTTTCCATAAAGGATTTGATCGAAGAATCATTGAACCACCGCGCCGTAAATCACCCTTATCTTGCCGCGTTAGATACCAATGACCTGCCCGATAGCGATTGGGCGCTGCGCGATTTTGCAGAACATTATTACGGCTATTCGCTGCATTTCCCGCGCTATCTGACCACGGTGATTTCCAAACTCGAAATTCCCGCACATCGCCACAGCCTGCTCCAGAATCTGACCGAGGAATCGGGCATTTACGACGATGAGGAATATGCCGAACTGGCGGCGGTCGGGGTCGAGCGCGAATGGATCGAGGGCATCCCGCATCCGCAATTGTTCCGCCGCTTTCGCGAAGCGACCGGCATCACCGCCCCCTATGTCGCAGAGGATGACGCGATCGAGCTGGTGTGCTGGCGCGAATCCTTTCTGACCACGTTGACCCATGGCTCGGCCGCCGAGGCCTTGGGCGCGCTCGGCCTTGGTACTGAAAATATCGTCAGCACCATCTACATCCCGTTCGTCAACGCGCTCGCCCGCACCGATCTGCACCCGCGCGACACGGTGTTCTTTCCGCTGCATACGGCGGTCGACGACCATCACCAGGAAGCGCTGGAGGAGATCTCGCTGGCCTTTGCCGCCACCCCGGCGGGCAAGGGCGACCTGCGCCGCGGGATGATCAAGGCGCTGTCGCTGCGCTCGTCCTTTTGGGATTGGCTCTACGAACGCGCGCTGGCCCGCGCCGAGCGTCCCGCCATGGCGATGGCTTAG
- a CDS encoding cupin domain-containing protein, whose protein sequence is MNADLLALIDNIEARQPLAADAPVGAFHADPGTSHRQIYRNRNAKLGIDFAVDVLDFPGTQAFDARVVRIAAGCNNELHKHAHESLFYVISGSAEVRIGDAALTLNSGGLAFVPRWVFHQSKNLSQTDELVILAITDFGLTRAVLGDYDKRTRLAVGGVDALDHR, encoded by the coding sequence ATGAACGCCGACCTGCTGGCCCTCATCGACAATATCGAAGCGCGCCAACCGCTCGCCGCCGACGCCCCGGTCGGCGCGTTTCATGCCGACCCTGGGACCAGCCACCGTCAGATTTATCGCAACCGCAACGCCAAGCTCGGCATCGATTTCGCCGTCGATGTCCTCGACTTTCCGGGGACTCAGGCGTTCGATGCGCGGGTGGTGCGGATCGCGGCGGGGTGCAACAACGAACTCCACAAGCATGCGCATGAATCGTTGTTCTACGTGATCAGCGGCAGCGCCGAGGTGCGGATCGGCGACGCGGCGTTGACGCTGAACTCCGGCGGCCTCGCCTTTGTCCCGCGCTGGGTGTTCCACCAGTCGAAAAACCTGTCGCAAACCGACGAACTGGTGATCCTGGCGATCACCGATTTCGGGCTGACCCGGGCGGTGCTGGGCGATTATGACAAGCGCACCCGGCTCGCGGTGGGCGGCGTCGATGCGCTGGATCATCGATGA
- the thiC gene encoding phosphomethylpyrimidine synthase ThiC codes for MADIDSRLDKAQAQPIGVTTGPIRGSRKIHVATQTGSGIRVAMREIDLDPHSGEPPVRVYDTSGPYTDANATIDINAGLAELRRDWIVGRGDVQEVAQREVRPEDNGQLGPDRSGGVPAFPNVKKQVLRAKPGQNVSQMHYARRGIITPEMEYVAERENLGRARLSEYKRDGESFGASIPDYVTPEFVRDEVARGRAIIPSNINHPESEPMAIGRNFLVKINANIGNSAVASDVAAEVDKMVWSIRWGADTVMDLSTGRNIHDTREWIIRNSPVPIGTVPIYQALEKVGGVAEDLTWEIFADTLIEQAEQGVDYFTIHAGVRLPYVPLAAKRMTGIVSRGGSIMAKWCLAHHKESFLYERFDEITEIMKAYDVAYSLGDGLRPGSIYDANDEAQFAELYTLGELTKRAWAQDVQVMIEGPGHVPMHKIKENMEKQLEACGEAPFYTLGPLTTDIAPGYDHITSGIGAAQIGWYGTAMLCYVTPKEHLGLPDRDDVKVGVVTYKLAAHAADLAKGHPAAQVRDDALSKARFEFRWRDQFNLSLDPDTAEQYHDQTLPAEGAKTAHFCSMCGPKFCSMKISQEVREFARLQNQDAEGFIAVEEAEKGMAEMSQVYEDTGRELYMGAGGREHD; via the coding sequence ATGGCCGACATCGATTCCCGCCTCGACAAAGCGCAAGCCCAGCCCATCGGCGTCACCACCGGGCCGATTCGGGGCAGCCGCAAGATCCATGTCGCGACGCAGACCGGCAGCGGCATCCGCGTCGCAATGCGCGAGATCGACCTCGACCCGCATTCGGGCGAGCCCCCCGTCCGCGTCTATGATACCAGCGGTCCTTATACGGACGCCAATGCCACCATCGACATCAACGCCGGCCTCGCCGAACTCCGCCGCGACTGGATCGTCGGCCGCGGCGACGTGCAGGAAGTCGCCCAGCGCGAGGTCCGCCCCGAGGATAACGGCCAGCTCGGCCCCGACCGCAGCGGCGGAGTCCCCGCCTTCCCCAACGTCAAGAAGCAGGTCCTGCGCGCCAAGCCGGGCCAGAACGTCAGCCAGATGCACTATGCCCGCCGCGGCATCATCACCCCCGAGATGGAATATGTCGCCGAGCGCGAAAACCTCGGCCGCGCCCGCCTGTCCGAATATAAGCGCGACGGCGAAAGCTTCGGCGCCAGCATCCCCGATTATGTCACCCCCGAATTCGTCCGCGACGAGGTCGCGCGCGGCCGCGCGATCATCCCCAGCAACATCAACCACCCCGAATCCGAGCCGATGGCGATCGGCCGCAACTTCCTCGTCAAGATCAACGCCAATATCGGCAACAGCGCGGTCGCCAGCGACGTCGCGGCCGAGGTCGACAAGATGGTCTGGTCGATCCGCTGGGGCGCCGACACCGTCATGGACCTGTCGACCGGGCGTAACATCCACGACACCCGCGAATGGATCATCCGCAACTCGCCGGTCCCGATCGGCACCGTCCCCATCTATCAGGCGCTGGAGAAAGTCGGCGGCGTCGCCGAGGATCTGACCTGGGAAATCTTTGCCGACACGCTGATCGAACAGGCCGAACAGGGCGTCGATTATTTCACCATCCACGCGGGCGTCCGCCTGCCCTACGTCCCCCTCGCGGCGAAGCGCATGACCGGCATCGTTTCGCGCGGCGGCAGCATCATGGCGAAATGGTGCCTCGCGCATCACAAGGAAAGCTTCCTCTACGAACGCTTCGACGAGATTACCGAGATCATGAAGGCCTATGACGTCGCCTACAGCCTTGGCGACGGCCTCCGCCCCGGCAGCATCTATGACGCGAACGACGAGGCGCAGTTCGCCGAGCTCTACACGCTTGGCGAGCTCACCAAGCGCGCCTGGGCACAGGACGTCCAGGTGATGATCGAGGGGCCGGGCCACGTCCCGATGCACAAGATCAAGGAGAATATGGAAAAGCAGCTGGAGGCCTGCGGCGAGGCGCCCTTCTACACATTGGGGCCGCTCACCACCGACATCGCGCCGGGCTACGACCATATCACCAGCGGCATCGGCGCCGCGCAGATCGGCTGGTACGGCACCGCGATGCTTTGCTACGTCACGCCCAAGGAACATCTGGGCCTGCCCGACCGCGACGATGTGAAGGTCGGCGTCGTCACCTACAAGCTCGCCGCCCACGCCGCCGACCTTGCCAAGGGCCACCCCGCCGCACAGGTCCGCGACGACGCGCTATCGAAAGCCCGCTTCGAATTCCGCTGGCGCGACCAGTTCAACCTGTCGCTCGACCCCGACACCGCAGAACAGTACCACGACCAGACGCTCCCCGCGGAAGGCGCCAAGACCGCGCATTTCTGCAGCATGTGCGGCCCGAAATTCTGCTCGATGAAGATCAGCCAGGAAGTGCGCGAGTTTGCCCGCTTGCAAAATCAGGACGCCGAAGGCTTCATCGCCGTCGAGGAGGCGGAGAAGGGCATGGCGGAAATGAGCCAAGTCTATGAGGACACCGGGCGCGAGTTGTATATGGGAGCTGGTGGAAGGGAGCATGACTAA
- a CDS encoding SOS response-associated peptidase family protein, translated as MMPRVMCNHYQNHPEAIPTWRQYIGIDPHVYDPPFSETRIDVWPRRMGEVVRTVDGTRVAGEMVWGVPLTLPGKRPGTTVTKYVTNVRNLASPFWANMLKRPAQRCLVPFSRFAEPKLGPDGKGTKDEHWFRVADREVAAFAGLWRPTAVGDAYAFLTCAPNPLVALLHPKAMPVILAEDDYATWLDGDAEAAAALAVPFPSQLMVVE; from the coding sequence ATGATGCCGCGCGTCATGTGCAACCATTATCAGAATCACCCCGAAGCGATCCCGACGTGGCGGCAATATATCGGGATCGACCCGCATGTTTATGACCCGCCCTTTTCGGAGACGCGGATCGACGTGTGGCCGCGGCGGATGGGCGAGGTGGTGCGGACGGTCGACGGCACGCGCGTCGCGGGCGAGATGGTGTGGGGGGTGCCGCTGACCCTGCCCGGCAAGCGGCCGGGGACGACGGTGACCAAATATGTCACCAACGTCCGCAACCTGGCCAGCCCGTTCTGGGCCAATATGCTGAAACGCCCGGCGCAGCGGTGCCTGGTGCCATTCAGCCGCTTTGCCGAACCGAAATTGGGGCCGGACGGCAAGGGGACGAAGGACGAGCATTGGTTCCGCGTCGCCGACCGCGAGGTCGCGGCGTTCGCGGGGCTGTGGCGCCCGACCGCGGTCGGCGACGCCTATGCGTTTCTGACCTGCGCCCCCAACCCGCTGGTCGCGCTGCTGCACCCCAAGGCGATGCCGGTGATCCTGGCCGAGGATGATTATGCGACATGGCTGGACGGCGATGCCGAGGCGGCGGCGGCGCTGGCGGTGCCGTTTCCGTCGCAGCTGATGGTGGTGGAGTAG